The proteins below come from a single Phycisphaerae bacterium genomic window:
- a CDS encoding sigma-70 family RNA polymerase sigma factor has protein sequence MTESNRPLFTEDAGKRDAAWVRAALAGDSGAFGNLVETYQRAAVATSYRLLSNSDDAQEIAQDAFLKAYQSLSRLHDPTRFGPWLLRIVSNLSLNARRSRRSNQSVTLDEEQGTGNDSDRTTFSPGPDRRTEGRELQTAVDLALLRLPEKQRLALLLFTVEGWAQKDIAEVLECSLETVKWNVFQGRKKLKELLGDQLTR, from the coding sequence ATGACGGAATCGAACCGGCCGCTGTTCACGGAGGACGCAGGCAAGCGAGACGCCGCCTGGGTCCGTGCCGCGTTGGCTGGGGATTCCGGCGCCTTTGGCAATTTGGTGGAGACGTACCAGCGGGCCGCGGTGGCGACTTCCTACCGACTGCTGAGCAACAGCGATGACGCTCAGGAAATCGCCCAGGACGCCTTCCTGAAAGCGTACCAGTCATTGTCACGGCTGCACGACCCGACGCGATTCGGCCCCTGGCTGCTGCGAATCGTCAGCAACCTGTCGCTGAACGCCCGCCGCTCGCGGCGGTCGAACCAGTCGGTCACGCTGGACGAGGAACAGGGCACCGGCAACGATTCCGACCGGACCACGTTCAGCCCCGGGCCAGATCGCCGGACCGAAGGCCGGGAGCTGCAAACGGCCGTCGATCTTGCCCTCCTGCGGCTGCCTGAGAAGCAGCGTTTGGCCCTGTTGCTGTTCACCGTCGAGGGCTGGGCCCAGAAGGACATCGCCGAGGTCCTGGAGTGCAGCCTCGAAACCGTGAAGTGGAACGTCTTCCAGGGCCGTAAGAAGTTGAAGGAGCTTTTAGGGGACCAGCTGACCAGATGA
- a CDS encoding pantoate--beta-alanine ligase has translation MRKIDTIHDLRSGLAPARRAGRTIGFVPTMGALHEGHRSLMRIARQQCQEVVVSIFVNPTQFGPSEDYQRYPRPAEADLACCADERVDTVFMPSVEEMYPVGETTRVAVARLTEGLCGRFRPGHFDGVATVVAKLFNIVQPDRAYFGQKDAQQVAVIRRMVRDLCFPLEIVTCPIIREPDGLAMSSRNMYLSPADRRQALCLSGALRWAQQTIAAGQRDVAALVAEMRKRIASSGLCRIDYVEIVDADNLVPKTTVAGRCLIALAVHIGPARLIDNVVVEG, from the coding sequence ATGCGAAAGATAGATACAATCCACGATCTCCGAAGCGGCCTTGCCCCCGCTCGCCGTGCCGGCCGGACGATCGGGTTTGTACCCACCATGGGGGCCCTGCACGAGGGGCACCGCTCCCTCATGCGGATCGCGCGCCAACAGTGCCAGGAGGTCGTGGTGTCGATCTTCGTCAACCCGACGCAGTTTGGCCCGAGCGAGGATTACCAGCGGTATCCCCGCCCGGCCGAGGCCGACCTAGCCTGTTGCGCTGACGAAAGAGTAGACACAGTATTCATGCCTTCGGTTGAGGAGATGTATCCGGTGGGCGAGACCACGCGCGTGGCAGTCGCCCGCCTCACCGAAGGGTTGTGTGGGCGGTTTCGTCCGGGCCACTTCGATGGGGTGGCCACGGTGGTTGCCAAGCTGTTCAACATCGTCCAGCCGGACCGGGCCTATTTCGGCCAGAAAGACGCCCAGCAGGTCGCGGTCATCCGGCGGATGGTCCGCGACCTGTGCTTCCCGTTGGAGATTGTTACCTGTCCGATCATCCGCGAGCCTGACGGTCTGGCCATGTCCAGCCGGAACATGTACCTGTCCCCTGCCGACCGGAGGCAGGCGCTCTGCCTGTCCGGGGCGCTCAGGTGGGCTCAGCAGACGATCGCCGCCGGCCAGCGTGATGTCGCGGCGCTGGTGGCGGAAATGCGCAAGCGGATTGCGTCGTCCGGTTTGTGCCGGATCGACTATGTTGAAATCGTCGACGCGGACAACCTCGTCCCGAAGACGACGGTTGCCGGTCGATGTCTCATTGCTCTGGCCGTCCACATCGGACCGGCCCGGTTGATAGACAACGTTGTGGTGGAAGGGTGA
- a CDS encoding VCBS repeat-containing protein produces the protein MKKNSWMLVALIGSVGSAASMAQDASSISRQYRALKVPAPSPGSTWAVLDKNGANAKVTPYLSSLGHGEAGTGVMTSPPFIIGARKITFTICGHDGQTGGHGANFVALVDARKGNVLMKTAPPQNDAMQEREWDVSGLQGTEVRIEARDGDAGGAFAWMGIGWIDAGDALRVDFKNGMPRGWAQTQKKEEMRYETVAGGVPFKRLAEAYTVVPGSGSVQIPCGFTATRLFFLGCTAHHFKPLESFAGIEVHYRASSPDVFPLMCGFTLDGTYKTLSPSPAMYLHASADPYQHYLVIKTRAEVIEKIRLVAQPDRFPIPRITAITAETTAESEQLMPLPDASQPADESAWIDAHGLLPGSPDLGDIIDRIRRAHHIPPEAATPVGFKKLQLDTAFRSEGVAVADLDGDGQLDIAAGSVYYAGPDWKRVPILAEAREFNRFGYSDAFLCFADDVNGDGKLDLVEVGFPGKQTFWFANPGKRGETWKQYLAIEQTGNETPAYTDINGDGRKELIFVDDGKGQCALAQPGQDPARPWTMTPISPPDKSAPPPAHGLGVGDINADGRLDVVFPQGWYEGPADKKATPWPFHAATLFGEAQLCVSDFDGDGDSDVLGTSAHRYGIAWTEQTPNGWQRHDIDDAISQTHAIAVADINGDGLPDFVTGKRFWAHNGNDPGSFQPACLFWFEQKREAGRPTWLRHTIDTNSGVGLHLAIVDLNGDRLPDLVTANKKGVFIFQQLPTGEKAAR, from the coding sequence GTGAAAAAGAACTCCTGGATGCTCGTCGCTCTGATCGGGAGCGTGGGGTCCGCGGCCAGCATGGCCCAGGATGCAAGCTCGATTTCCAGGCAATACAGGGCCTTGAAGGTCCCTGCCCCCTCGCCCGGCTCAACCTGGGCGGTGCTCGACAAGAACGGAGCCAATGCCAAGGTCACTCCCTATTTGTCCTCGCTAGGCCATGGAGAGGCCGGAACGGGCGTCATGACCTCGCCGCCGTTCATCATCGGCGCCAGGAAGATCACCTTCACCATCTGCGGCCACGACGGACAGACCGGCGGCCACGGGGCCAACTTCGTCGCCCTGGTCGATGCGCGCAAGGGCAACGTGCTGATGAAGACCGCCCCGCCGCAAAACGACGCCATGCAGGAACGTGAATGGGACGTGAGCGGGCTCCAGGGAACCGAGGTCCGGATCGAGGCCCGCGACGGCGATGCCGGCGGCGCGTTCGCCTGGATGGGCATCGGTTGGATTGACGCCGGCGACGCCCTACGCGTCGACTTCAAGAACGGCATGCCCAGGGGCTGGGCCCAGACGCAGAAGAAAGAGGAGATGCGCTACGAAACCGTCGCCGGCGGCGTTCCCTTCAAACGGCTTGCCGAGGCATATACCGTCGTCCCCGGCAGCGGATCGGTCCAGATCCCCTGCGGCTTCACCGCAACCCGCCTGTTCTTCCTCGGCTGCACCGCCCACCACTTCAAACCGCTCGAGTCCTTCGCGGGTATCGAAGTCCACTACCGCGCCAGCTCGCCCGACGTCTTTCCCCTGATGTGCGGCTTCACGCTCGACGGAACCTACAAAACGCTGAGCCCGTCACCGGCTATGTACCTCCACGCCTCCGCGGATCCTTACCAGCACTACCTGGTGATCAAGACCCGCGCCGAAGTGATCGAGAAGATCCGGTTGGTCGCGCAGCCCGACCGCTTCCCAATCCCGCGGATCACGGCCATCACCGCCGAGACCACCGCCGAATCCGAACAGCTCATGCCCCTCCCCGACGCGTCCCAGCCGGCCGACGAGTCCGCCTGGATCGACGCCCACGGTCTGTTGCCCGGCTCGCCTGATCTGGGCGATATCATCGACCGGATCCGCCGTGCCCATCACATCCCGCCTGAGGCCGCCACCCCCGTCGGCTTCAAGAAGCTGCAGCTCGACACCGCCTTTCGCAGCGAGGGCGTGGCCGTGGCCGATCTCGACGGCGATGGCCAACTCGACATCGCTGCGGGAAGCGTCTACTACGCCGGGCCCGACTGGAAGAGGGTCCCCATCCTCGCCGAGGCCAGGGAATTCAACCGCTTCGGCTATAGCGATGCGTTCCTGTGCTTCGCCGATGATGTCAATGGTGACGGCAAGCTCGATCTCGTGGAGGTCGGCTTCCCGGGCAAGCAGACGTTCTGGTTCGCCAATCCCGGCAAACGCGGCGAGACCTGGAAGCAGTATCTGGCCATCGAACAAACCGGCAACGAGACACCCGCCTACACCGACATCAACGGCGACGGCCGCAAAGAACTCATCTTCGTGGACGACGGGAAGGGGCAGTGTGCCCTGGCCCAGCCTGGCCAGGACCCCGCCCGACCCTGGACCATGACGCCCATCTCACCACCCGACAAGTCAGCCCCGCCCCCCGCCCACGGGCTCGGCGTCGGCGACATCAACGCCGACGGCCGGCTCGACGTGGTCTTTCCCCAAGGATGGTACGAAGGCCCAGCCGACAAGAAAGCGACCCCCTGGCCGTTCCACGCCGCAACCCTCTTCGGCGAGGCCCAACTCTGCGTCTCGGATTTCGACGGCGACGGCGACAGCGATGTGCTTGGCACCAGCGCCCACCGCTACGGCATCGCTTGGACCGAGCAAACACCGAACGGCTGGCAAAGGCACGACATCGACGACGCTATCTCCCAAACTCACGCCATCGCGGTGGCCGACATCAACGGCGACGGCCTCCCCGACTTCGTGACCGGCAAACGCTTCTGGGCCCACAACGGCAACGATCCCGGCTCGTTCCAGCCCGCCTGCCTGTTCTGGTTCGAGCAGAAACGCGAGGCCGGCCGCCCAACCTGGCTCAGGCATACCATCGACACCAACAGCGGCGTCGGCCTGCACCTCGCGATTGTGGATCTCAACGGAGACAGACTCCCTGACCTGGTCACCGCCAACAAGAAGGGCGTGTTCATCTTCCAGCAGCTGCCGACCGGGGAGAAGGCGGCACGCTGA